A single Parabacteroides timonensis DNA region contains:
- a CDS encoding DUF4625 domain-containing protein, producing the protein MKTAFYLSIVSILAVSALFVSCSDDEKDGDTTKPVINLIEPEEGAMLKPGSSIHFEMDLSDNVMLGSYKVEIHNNFDGHDHTKAVTGETVAFAFNRSWDVSGQKNTHIHHHEIEIPANATEGNYHLMVYCTDAAGNEAYVARNIKITFLLKEK; encoded by the coding sequence ATGAAAACAGCATTTTATCTATCGATAGTTAGTATCCTGGCAGTATCTGCCTTGTTTGTATCTTGTTCGGATGATGAAAAGGACGGCGACACGACGAAGCCGGTCATCAACCTGATCGAACCGGAAGAGGGGGCGATGTTGAAGCCGGGCTCTTCCATCCATTTTGAAATGGATCTGTCGGATAATGTGATGCTTGGCTCTTATAAGGTCGAGATACACAATAACTTCGACGGGCACGACCATACGAAGGCGGTGACAGGCGAGACGGTCGCTTTTGCATTTAACCGGTCATGGGATGTGTCAGGCCAGAAGAATACGCATATCCATCACCATGAAATAGAGATTCCGGCCAATGCAACAGAAGGTAATTATCACCTGATGGTATATTGTACGGATGCTGCCGGAAACGAGGCGTATGTAGCGCGCAATATTAAAATTACTTTTCTCTTGAAAGAAAAGTAA
- a CDS encoding TonB-dependent receptor yields MRIGIIPGMLVVCCIGTLHAQDPDSLRSVSLSEIVVTENYQYLRNRNTTLHLDVVGKEFLKEHFSGNLMQTLEQLPGVHSMDIGSGFSKPVIRGMGFNRVSVTENGIKQEGQQWGADHGLEIDAFNVEQVNIRKGPASLLYGSDAMGGVVEITQAAPPFDDQVFGEVDLLGKSVNGLFGGSLMLGVKKDRWFTKLRYSEQHFSDYRIPTDTISYLTQKIPVYNRRLKNTAGFERDASLFTQYRKNGYMGNYAVSNAYQKVGFFPGAHGIPDPSRVEDDGSSRNIELPYSFVNHLKVTTHQEYAWEKLLLQWDLGYQNNHREEWSLFHTHYGTQPVPDIDPDKELAFTLNTFSSGVKVRLTGSPVWDHSAGWDLQYQRNTISGYSFLLPEYTRFTTGFSWLTTYKPTEVLSVSGGLRYDIGKTDISPFTDAYLATYLQEQGYDQAVIDANEVRSHAVDRSFGDYSASLGVVWSPAREHLVKVNVGHSFRLPGANELASNGVHHGTFRHEQGDPNLDSERGWQLDMAYSFFGKFFSVTFSPFVSWFSNYIYLKPTGEWSVLPHAGQIYRYTGAEALFAGGELSAKVDLPLHLSYELGGEYVYTYNCDEHIPLSFSPPGSLRNTLSWEKKRMRFYVEHQYIADQNRVARNEDPTPGAQLLHLGAGFRIPMGGTDIEVTLSARNLLNTKYYNHLSFYRKVEIPEPGRNFQLLIKIPFKKLLK; encoded by the coding sequence ATGCGTATCGGAATAATTCCGGGTATGCTGGTGGTATGCTGTATAGGTACCCTTCATGCCCAAGATCCCGACTCGCTCCGAAGTGTGTCGCTTTCCGAGATTGTGGTTACTGAAAACTACCAGTATCTGCGGAACAGGAATACGACACTCCATTTGGATGTGGTTGGGAAAGAATTTCTAAAAGAGCATTTTTCCGGCAATTTGATGCAGACCCTGGAACAGCTTCCCGGGGTTCATTCGATGGATATCGGTTCCGGTTTTTCGAAGCCGGTGATTCGTGGTATGGGCTTCAACAGGGTATCGGTGACGGAGAACGGCATCAAGCAGGAAGGCCAGCAGTGGGGAGCCGACCACGGGCTTGAAATAGATGCTTTCAATGTAGAACAGGTTAACATAAGGAAAGGGCCGGCTTCGCTCCTGTACGGGAGTGATGCGATGGGCGGAGTAGTCGAGATTACCCAGGCCGCGCCTCCGTTTGACGACCAGGTGTTCGGTGAGGTGGATTTATTGGGGAAGTCGGTCAACGGACTGTTCGGCGGCTCCCTGATGTTGGGTGTGAAGAAGGATCGTTGGTTCACGAAGCTGCGTTATTCGGAGCAGCATTTCAGCGATTACCGTATCCCGACGGATACGATCAGTTACCTGACTCAGAAGATCCCTGTATATAACCGCCGGTTGAAGAATACGGCCGGCTTCGAGCGAGATGCGAGCTTATTTACCCAATATCGGAAGAACGGTTATATGGGGAATTATGCGGTCAGCAACGCTTATCAGAAGGTGGGTTTCTTTCCGGGTGCTCACGGCATTCCCGACCCGTCGCGGGTGGAGGACGACGGTAGTTCGCGGAACATCGAATTGCCTTACAGTTTTGTCAATCATCTGAAGGTGACTACCCATCAGGAGTATGCCTGGGAGAAGCTATTGCTTCAGTGGGATCTGGGATACCAGAACAATCACCGCGAGGAATGGAGCCTGTTCCATACCCATTACGGCACACAGCCTGTGCCCGACATAGATCCGGACAAAGAGTTGGCTTTTACCTTGAATACGTTCAGTTCGGGTGTGAAAGTGCGGCTTACCGGCTCTCCGGTTTGGGATCACAGTGCCGGCTGGGACTTGCAGTACCAGCGGAATACCATTTCGGGGTACTCTTTCCTGCTGCCGGAATATACTCGTTTTACAACAGGCTTCTCCTGGCTGACTACTTATAAGCCGACGGAGGTATTGTCTGTCAGCGGCGGACTGCGTTATGATATAGGTAAAACGGATATCAGCCCTTTTACGGATGCTTATCTGGCTACTTATCTCCAGGAGCAAGGTTACGACCAGGCAGTCATCGATGCGAATGAGGTACGCAGTCATGCGGTAGACAGGAGCTTCGGCGATTACTCCGCTTCGTTGGGTGTTGTCTGGTCGCCGGCCAGGGAGCATCTGGTGAAAGTCAATGTAGGACATAGCTTTCGTTTGCCGGGTGCGAACGAACTGGCCTCCAACGGGGTGCATCACGGTACTTTCCGGCATGAGCAGGGCGACCCGAACCTGGACTCCGAACGGGGCTGGCAGTTGGATATGGCTTATTCCTTCTTTGGAAAGTTCTTTTCGGTTACCTTTTCTCCGTTTGTCAGTTGGTTCAGCAACTATATCTATTTGAAACCGACCGGCGAATGGTCTGTTCTTCCACATGCCGGGCAGATTTACCGCTATACGGGAGCCGAGGCTCTTTTTGCCGGTGGGGAACTTTCAGCAAAGGTCGATCTGCCGTTGCATCTCAGTTATGAATTGGGAGGCGAGTATGTCTACACCTACAACTGCGACGAACATATACCGCTTAGTTTCTCTCCCCCCGGTTCCCTGCGGAACACGCTTTCGTGGGAGAAGAAACGGATGCGTTTTTATGTGGAACACCAGTATATAGCCGATCAGAACCGGGTAGCCCGGAATGAAGATCCTACGCCGGGAGCACAGTTATTGCATCTGGGTGCCGGCTTCCGTATTCCTATGGGCGGGACGGATATAGAGGTTACTCTGTCTGCCCGGAATTTACTGAATACGAAATATTACAATCACCTCAGTTTTTATCGTAAGGTAGAGATCCCGGAGCCGGGACGTAACTTCCAGTTATTAATAAAGATTCCATTTAAAAAATTACTCAAATGA
- a CDS encoding site-specific integrase — translation MKSTFSVIFYLKRQVVKKDGTVPVMGRITVDGSQTQFSCKLTVDPKLWDTKGGRVTGRSTAALETNRLLDKMRVRINKHYQEIMERDNYVTAEKVKNAFLGLEHRYHTLMQVFSRHNEDYEKQVEAGMKAKGTLAKYKTVYKHLQEFLTIRYHVKDIALKELTPAFISDFEMFLRTDKHCCTNTVWLYVCPLRTMVFIAINNEWLMRDPFREYEIKKEETTRSFLTKDEIRLLMDGKLKNAKQELYRDLYLFCAFTGLSFADMRNLTEENIRTYFDDHEWINISRQKTGVVSNIRLLDIAKRIIDKYRGLCEDGRIFPVPHYMTCLHGIRAVAKRCGITKHITWHQSRHTAATTVFLSNGVPIETVSSMLGHKSIKTTQIYAKITKEKLNQDMESLAAKLNTIEEFTGCNI, via the coding sequence ATGAAGAGTACATTTTCAGTCATCTTCTACCTCAAACGGCAGGTAGTGAAGAAAGACGGGACAGTTCCCGTCATGGGTCGAATCACGGTGGACGGAAGCCAGACACAGTTCAGTTGCAAGCTGACCGTCGATCCGAAGTTGTGGGACACCAAAGGCGGGCGCGTCACGGGCAGAAGCACGGCGGCACTCGAAACGAACCGCCTGCTCGACAAGATGCGCGTGCGCATCAACAAGCACTATCAGGAAATCATGGAGCGTGACAACTACGTCACGGCGGAAAAGGTCAAGAACGCCTTTCTCGGACTTGAACACCGCTACCATACCTTGATGCAGGTGTTCAGCAGGCATAACGAGGACTACGAGAAGCAGGTGGAGGCAGGCATGAAAGCCAAAGGCACGCTTGCCAAGTACAAGACCGTGTACAAGCACCTGCAGGAGTTCCTCACCATCCGCTACCATGTGAAGGACATTGCCTTGAAGGAGCTTACCCCGGCATTTATCTCCGACTTCGAGATGTTCCTCCGCACGGACAAGCATTGCTGCACCAATACCGTGTGGTTGTACGTATGCCCGCTGCGGACGATGGTGTTCATCGCCATCAACAACGAGTGGCTCATGCGCGACCCGTTCCGGGAGTACGAAATCAAGAAGGAGGAAACGACACGCAGTTTCCTGACGAAAGATGAAATCCGCCTGCTGATGGACGGGAAACTGAAGAACGCCAAGCAGGAGCTTTACCGCGACCTCTACCTGTTCTGCGCCTTCACGGGCTTGTCCTTCGCCGACATGCGCAATCTCACGGAGGAGAATATCCGCACCTACTTCGACGATCACGAGTGGATCAACATCAGCCGTCAGAAGACGGGTGTCGTTTCCAACATCCGCCTGCTTGACATCGCCAAGCGGATTATCGACAAGTACCGGGGATTGTGCGAGGACGGCAGGATATTCCCCGTCCCCCACTATATGACCTGCCTGCATGGAATCCGGGCCGTCGCCAAGCGTTGCGGCATCACCAAGCATATCACGTGGCACCAAAGCCGCCACACGGCAGCCACGACGGTTTTTCTGTCCAACGGCGTGCCCATTGAGACGGTGAGTTCCATGTTAGGGCACAAGAGCATAAAGACCACCCAGATTTATGCGAAGATAACCAAGGAGAAGCTCAACCAAGACATGGAGAGCCTTGCCGCCAAGTTGAACACCATTGAGGAATTTACCGGATGTAACATCTAA
- a CDS encoding RhuM protein — translation MKRGIIIIEDKKVNVTGNEVWMTATEIAGLFRAGVPAVNAAIKAVRKSDVLNDYEVCRYMRLENGLHADVYALEIIIPIAFRLNTYCTHVFRRWLVEKALAKEKQQAYVMLVHKANGYC, via the coding sequence ATGAAACGAGGAATAATTATCATAGAGGACAAGAAGGTCAACGTAACCGGTAACGAGGTATGGATGACCGCCACCGAAATCGCCGGACTGTTCCGTGCAGGCGTCCCGGCAGTGAACGCCGCCATCAAAGCCGTCCGCAAGTCGGACGTGCTGAACGACTACGAGGTGTGCCGCTACATGCGGCTTGAAAACGGTCTGCACGCCGATGTTTATGCGCTTGAAATCATCATCCCCATCGCTTTCCGGCTGAACACCTACTGCACGCACGTGTTCCGCAGGTGGCTGGTGGAGAAGGCCCTTGCCAAAGAAAAGCAGCAGGCGTACGTGATGCTTGTCCACAAGGCAAACGGGTATTGCTGA
- a CDS encoding helix-turn-helix domain-containing protein encodes MYMEIVSIEKKTFGEMMAQVDAFVEKVAALQRKGDGKRLGKWLTGEEVCGQLRISLRTLQKLRDRGFIGYSQIGFRFYYKPEDVKRLIPLVGTICPTDR; translated from the coding sequence TTGTATATGGAAATAGTATCTATCGAGAAAAAGACCTTCGGGGAAATGATGGCACAAGTGGATGCCTTCGTGGAGAAGGTAGCCGCCTTACAGCGCAAAGGCGATGGAAAGCGGCTTGGGAAATGGCTCACGGGCGAAGAGGTCTGCGGGCAGTTGAGAATCAGCCTGCGCACGTTGCAGAAACTGCGGGACAGGGGCTTTATCGGTTATTCGCAAATCGGCTTCCGTTTTTACTACAAGCCGGAAGATGTAAAAAGGCTTATACCGCTTGTCGGTACAATTTGCCCCACTGACAGATAA
- a CDS encoding helix-turn-helix domain-containing protein, giving the protein MKVITIESSAYQAMMEQIAEIAGYVRKEQEEKRRQEAANKECLLNTAQAAELLNVSTRTLQRMRDDHRIEYVIVRGTCRYRLSEVQRLLETNTVRNKEETIDALFHNYSLRTGGKKTDKGRRK; this is encoded by the coding sequence ATGAAAGTGATAACGATTGAAAGTTCCGCATACCAGGCTATGATGGAACAGATAGCGGAGATAGCCGGATATGTCCGCAAAGAACAGGAAGAAAAGAGGCGGCAGGAAGCGGCAAATAAAGAGTGTCTGCTCAATACAGCCCAAGCCGCCGAACTGCTGAACGTGAGTACCCGTACCCTGCAACGGATGAGGGACGACCACCGCATAGAATATGTGATAGTACGCGGCACTTGCCGCTACCGCCTCTCCGAAGTGCAAAGATTGCTGGAAACAAATACCGTCAGGAACAAGGAAGAAACAATAGACGCCCTGTTTCATAATTATTCCCTGCGGACGGGTGGCAAGAAAACCGACAAAGGAAGGAGGAAATGA
- a CDS encoding helix-turn-helix domain-containing protein: MELLTRNNFEGWMQKILDRLDRQDELLLAIKAQGQQPPSLSEGIRLFDNQDLCMLLQISKRTLQRYRSEGALSYKTLGKKTYYSETDVLDFLSRHVKDFRQNDIEFYKARIRNMFNK, encoded by the coding sequence ATGGAACTGCTTACCCGTAACAACTTCGAGGGCTGGATGCAGAAAATCCTTGACCGCCTTGACCGTCAGGACGAGCTGCTGCTGGCGATAAAGGCGCAGGGGCAACAACCGCCGTCCCTCTCCGAAGGCATCCGCCTTTTCGACAATCAGGACCTGTGCATGCTGCTCCAGATCAGCAAGCGCACCCTGCAACGCTACCGCAGCGAGGGCGCACTCTCCTACAAGACCTTGGGCAAAAAGACCTATTACAGCGAAACGGACGTGCTGGACTTCCTTTCCAGACATGTGAAGGACTTCCGACAGAACGACATCGAGTTCTACAAGGCACGCATCCGCAATATGTTCAATAAATAA